One Candidatus Woesearchaeota archaeon DNA segment encodes these proteins:
- a CDS encoding putative Ig domain-containing protein, producing DKSITEGQNLVFTVSAVDVDGDSLSFSAEGLPSGAVFDAATATFSWKPGYLQSGEYYATFTVSDSSLTDGETIMITVLEAGNQPPVLEEIGEKNVYEEEKIEFEITATDPDNSFEELVFSAEGLPTGAVFDPATRKFSWTPVREQIGAHKVSFSVSDGALSDSEEVTINVLETPYESIFMRSIKMDDYVKAGDELSIMLIMKNDGTKDMRNVQISIVIPELGLERSIGPYILKQGKDMSKTIVLEIPEDTLPGEYDVRITANTDEERRVKHRPITVTE from the coding sequence GGGACAAATCAATTACAGAAGGGCAGAATCTTGTCTTTACAGTATCTGCAGTTGATGTGGACGGCGATTCATTGAGCTTCTCTGCAGAAGGACTGCCATCTGGCGCAGTGTTTGATGCTGCAACAGCAACATTCAGCTGGAAGCCGGGATACCTGCAGTCAGGCGAATACTATGCAACATTCACTGTTTCAGACAGCTCGCTTACTGACGGAGAAACAATAATGATAACAGTGCTTGAGGCAGGAAACCAGCCTCCTGTGCTTGAAGAGATAGGAGAAAAGAATGTCTATGAAGAAGAGAAGATTGAGTTTGAGATAACAGCAACAGACCCTGACAACTCCTTTGAAGAGCTTGTCTTCTCAGCAGAAGGGCTTCCCACTGGTGCAGTGTTTGACCCTGCAACAAGGAAGTTCAGCTGGACTCCTGTAAGAGAGCAGATTGGCGCTCACAAGGTTTCATTCAGCGTGTCTGACGGAGCACTCTCTGACTCAGAGGAAGTCACAATAAATGTGCTTGAAACTCCTTATGAGAGCATATTCATGAGAAGCATAAAGATGGACGATTATGTGAAAGCAGGAGATGAGCTTTCAATAATGCTTATCATGAAAAATGACGGCACAAAGGACATGAGAAATGTCCAGATAAGCATTGTGATACCTGAGCTCGGGCTGGAAAGAAGCATAGGACCTTATATCCTCAAGCAGGGAAAAGACATGAGCAAGACCATTGTGCTTGAGATACCCGAAGATACCTTGCCTGGAGAGTATGATGTGAGAATCACAGCAAACACAGATGAGGAAAGAAGGGTTAAGCACAGGCCTATAACAGTGACTGAGTAA
- a CDS encoding HTH domain-containing protein yields the protein MFIERKIVIIKTRRAAPPLKDINDELQWFGNSLGLFGERDRDKSQYRIFVELIKNSEKGISSDELAYKLGLSRSAVVHHLNHMMTSGIVIASKNKYLLRVNNLQQLVDELKDDMNRLMDELRNTAKDIDNNIRNY from the coding sequence ATGTTCATTGAAAGAAAGATTGTGATAATAAAGACGAGAAGGGCTGCGCCTCCGCTCAAGGATATAAATGATGAGCTTCAGTGGTTCGGGAATTCCCTCGGGCTTTTCGGAGAAAGAGACAGGGACAAGAGCCAGTACAGGATATTTGTTGAGCTTATCAAGAACAGCGAGAAAGGCATAAGCAGCGATGAACTTGCCTACAAGCTCGGGCTTTCAAGGAGTGCAGTAGTCCACCACCTGAACCACATGATGACTTCAGGGATTGTAATTGCATCAAAGAACAAATACCTGCTCAGGGTTAATAATCTCCAGCAGCTTGTTGATGAGCTTAAAGATGACATGAATAGGCTTATGGATGAGCTAAGAAACACTGCAAAGGACATTGATAATAACATAAGAAATTACTGA
- a CDS encoding SufD family Fe-S cluster assembly protein, with product MKMKMRISEAIRLEAPNDFALLMEAYKKAGGNPNFMKNKEIASLLVKENKILSMNPVEGLIVDAKPVKDGVDVKMTVLKGVHIKNPIHLCFGIIPKSGIQKIKVRTYLQENSSAYILAHCTFPNAVKVEHLMDGEFHIAKGASLVYNETHFHGTFGGIHVAPTIKVFVGEKATFKTLFSLVIGRVGFLDINYHVDCGRDSVVEMEAKAFGKGNDRIRIREEAILSGRNARSVIKTRAGIKDNATSDVYNVTEGNAPYVRGHVDCVEIVSGHARATATPIVSVKDETARVTHEAAIGSVDKKQLETLLSHGLSRKESVDMIIAGMLK from the coding sequence ATGAAAATGAAGATGAGAATTTCGGAGGCGATAAGATTGGAAGCCCCGAATGATTTTGCGCTTTTAATGGAAGCATACAAAAAAGCAGGGGGAAACCCCAATTTCATGAAAAACAAGGAGATAGCATCCCTCCTTGTAAAAGAGAACAAGATTCTATCAATGAATCCGGTTGAAGGGCTGATTGTGGATGCAAAGCCAGTAAAAGACGGCGTTGATGTTAAAATGACTGTCCTTAAGGGAGTGCACATAAAAAATCCAATACATCTCTGCTTCGGGATTATCCCGAAAAGCGGAATCCAGAAGATAAAAGTAAGGACATACCTTCAGGAGAACTCCTCTGCATACATCCTTGCGCACTGCACATTTCCCAATGCAGTAAAAGTTGAGCATCTGATGGACGGCGAATTTCACATTGCAAAAGGCGCATCCCTTGTATACAATGAGACGCATTTCCACGGCACATTCGGAGGAATCCATGTTGCGCCCACAATTAAAGTGTTTGTGGGGGAGAAAGCCACATTCAAGACCTTATTTTCTTTAGTGATTGGACGGGTGGGCTTCCTTGACATCAACTACCATGTTGACTGCGGCAGGGACAGCGTTGTCGAGATGGAAGCAAAGGCATTCGGCAAAGGAAATGACAGGATAAGGATAAGGGAAGAGGCAATACTCTCAGGAAGAAATGCAAGAAGCGTAATAAAGACAAGGGCAGGAATAAAGGATAATGCGACAAGCGATGTCTACAATGTTACAGAAGGAAATGCTCCGTATGTGAGAGGGCATGTGGACTGCGTTGAGATTGTGTCAGGGCATGCAAGGGCAACTGCAACCCCCATTGTCTCTGTGAAAGATGAGACAGCAAGGGTAACGCACGAGGCGGCAATAGGCTCTGTGGACAAGAAGCAGCTTGAAACACTACTCAGCCACGGGCTCTCAAGAAAAGAGTCAGTTGACATGATAATAGCAGGGATGCTTAAATAG
- a CDS encoding ATP-binding cassette domain-containing protein, which produces MPKAPLLQVENLKFEREENEILKGVSFSINRNEIFCVIGPNGSGKSTLASILMGIKRQDSGKIIFQGKDISRKGITERAKNGISLAWQEPARFEGISIRDFLSINAKVSPEKALSLVRLSPEKYLDREINSTLSGGERKRVELASMLTLKPKLAILDEPDSGIDFVSLDDLIKVVKMMKKAGTSVIIITHREEVARHADRSMLICGGCVAKTGKSTEVSEYFRKKCGLCNIGDINENEDENFGGDKIGSPE; this is translated from the coding sequence ATGCCAAAAGCACCGCTTCTTCAGGTTGAAAATCTGAAATTTGAAAGAGAAGAGAACGAGATACTTAAGGGAGTATCCTTCTCAATAAACCGAAATGAGATATTCTGCGTCATAGGCCCTAACGGCTCAGGCAAGTCAACGCTTGCATCAATTCTTATGGGAATAAAAAGGCAGGACTCGGGAAAAATCATATTCCAGGGAAAAGACATCTCAAGAAAAGGGATAACTGAAAGGGCAAAAAATGGAATCTCTTTAGCATGGCAGGAGCCCGCCAGATTTGAGGGCATTTCAATAAGGGATTTCCTTTCCATAAATGCAAAGGTTTCCCCGGAAAAAGCGCTTTCACTTGTAAGACTCTCTCCTGAAAAATATCTTGACAGGGAAATTAACTCAACTCTGAGCGGGGGAGAAAGGAAACGGGTTGAACTTGCATCAATGCTCACTCTTAAGCCAAAGCTTGCAATCCTTGACGAGCCTGATTCAGGGATAGATTTTGTCTCTCTTGACGACCTGATAAAGGTTGTAAAAATGATGAAAAAGGCGGGAACAAGTGTAATAATAATAACTCACAGAGAAGAAGTGGCAAGGCATGCAGACAGGAGCATGCTGATATGCGGGGGCTGTGTTGCAAAGACAGGAAAGAGCACTGAAGTGTCAGAGTATTTCAGGAAGAAATGCGGGCTGTGCAACATCGGCGACATAAATGAAAATGAAGATGAGAATTTCGGAGGCGATAAGATTGGAAGCCCCGAATGA